The following coding sequences are from one Triticum dicoccoides isolate Atlit2015 ecotype Zavitan chromosome 4A, WEW_v2.0, whole genome shotgun sequence window:
- the LOC119288269 gene encoding putative disease resistance protein RGA3, whose amino-acid sequence MTRMCGLDDDRRMLERYLLAVECKLANAEERSETNDYVKSWMKELKSVAYEADDVLDDFQYEALRRQSMIGKSTIRKVLGYMMHHSPLLFRFEMSKKLKNVLEKINKLVEEMNKFGLENSIHREERQHSWRQTHSKLDDSSKIFGRDDDKEVMVKLLLDQQNQRKVQVLPIFGMGGLGKTTLAKMLYNDQGVQQHFQLKMWHCVSDNFDAVAIVKSIIELATNGSCDLPGSIELLQKRLEQVIGQKRFMLVLDDVWNEDERKWGDVLKPLLCSVGGPGSVIVVTTRSQKVATIMQTFQPHKLACLSEQDSWELFAKKAYSNGVEQEQAELVSIGRRIVNKCRGLPLALKTMGGLLSSCQQVQQWKAIEESNIRGNVRGKDEIMSILKLSYTHLSSEMKQCFAFFAIFPKDYKMDKDMLIQLWMANGFIQEKGTMDLTRKGEFIFDELVWRSFLQDKQECTHNYATHSYVTIDCKMHDLAKDVTDECASIEELTRQKALLKNVCHVQMSEADLEQINGLCKGRTNLRTLIAPSESHKGFKELLQASASLRALDCSPSLVSNCKAINAKHLRYLHLSWSNITKLPESICVMHNLQTLSLIHCHMLQQLPEDMSGLRKLIHLFLCSSAHLKSMSPNFGVLKNLHILTKFVVDTGEGLGIEQLKGLQHLSNRLELFNLSKIRSGENAKEANLNQKQNLSELLFSWGQEIDDESKDMACNVEEVLQGLEPHSNIKKLERRGYGGLEISQWMRKPEMFNYLRELKISDCPKCKSIPVIWLSISLEILALQKMDNLTTLCNKFDVEAGGCITPLHIFSSLKRMRLSKLPSLEILAENSVEKPHMFNCLEELEMSECPRCKCIPVIWCSVSLENLSLERMDDLTTLCNNVDVEAGGCITPMQVFPKLKKMRLIELPRLEIWAENNAGEPSDNLVMFPMLEELTIKKCPKLASIPVVPIINNLQIVGVHSIVVGLVFKGIRLGSWPFLVILTLGYLEDISMLPLGAQQSQSERPLEKLKYLDLQGPNSLVRSCLLSRSQLMLRKCFPFVEHLTISGCSNLVRWATEEFRCLDRLRSLCIANCENLEGNTSSSEKETLPLSLEVLVVLVCRRLVALPEGICGVTSLRELKIWHCPAMEEFPHGLLERLPALKVLRIDGCPELGRRCRKGGEYFHLISWLGH is encoded by the coding sequence ATGACCCGCATGTGCGGCCTCGACGATGACCGCCGAATGCTGGAGCGCTATCTGCTAGCCGTCGAGTGCAAGCTGGCTAACGCCGAGGAGAGGAGCGAGACAAACGACTATGTCAAGAGCTGGATGAAGGAGCTCAAGTCTGTCGCCTACGAGGCCGACGACGTGCTCGATGACTTCCAGTATGAGGCACTGCGCCGTCAGTCTATGATTGGCAAGTCCACTATCCGCAAGGTGCTCGGCTACATGATGCACCACAGCCCACTGCTCTTCCGTTTTGAAATGAGCAAGAAACTCAAGAACGTACTCGAGAAGATCAATAAATTGGTTGAGGAGATGAACAAGTTTGGTCTGGAGAATTCTATACATAGGGAGGAGCGGCAACATTCTTGGCGGCAGACACACTCAAAACTGGACGACTCTAGCAAAATATTTGGAAGAGATGATGATAAGGAAGTGATGGTGAAGTTGCTGCTGGACCAGCAAAATCAGCGGAAGGTGCAGGTGTTGCCCATCTTTGGGATGGGAGGTCTTGGCAAGACAACTCTTGCTAAGATGTTGTATAATGACCAAGGGGTCCAGCAACATTTCCAATTGAAGATGTGGCATTGCGTGTCAGACAACTTTGATGCAGTTGCTATTGTCAAATCCATCATTGAATTGGCTACAAATGGAAGTTGCGACCTGCCTGGCAGCATTGAACTATTGCAAAAGAGACTTGAACAAGTGATTGGACAAAAAAGGTTTATGCTCGTGCTTGATGATGTTTGGAATGAAGATGAGAGGAAGTGGGGGGACGTCCTGAAGCCTCTTTTGTGTTCTGTTGGAGGACCGGGGAGCGTAATAGTCGTTACAACTCGAAGCCAGAAAGTGGCCACTATAATGCAAACCTTTCAACCCCATAAGCTAGCATGTCTGAGTGAACAAGATTCATGGGAATTATTTGCAAAGAAAGCATATAGCAACGGTGTAGAGCAGGAGCAAGCAGAGTTGGTCAGCATTGGCAGACGTATCGTCAACAAATGTAGGGGGCTGCCTCTTGCTCTCAAGACAATGGGTGGATTGCTAAGTTCATGTCAACAAGTACAACAATGGAAGGCCATCGAAGAAAGTAATATTAGGGGTAATGTTAGAGGGAAAGATGAGATCATGTCCATCCTAAAGTTGAGCTATACACACCTATCATCTGAAATGAAGCAATGTTTTGCATTCTTTGCAATTTTTCCCAAGGACTATAAGATGGACAAGGACATGTTGATCCAGCTATGGATGGCAAATGGTTTTATTCAAGAGAAGGGAACAATGGATTTAACACGGAAAGGAGAATTCATTTTCGATGAGTTAGTTTGGAGGTCCTTCCTCCAAGATAAGCAGGAGTGCACACACAATTATGCTACACACAGTTATGTGACTATTGACTGTAAAATGCATGATTTGGCAAAAGATGTCACAGATGAATGTGCAAGTATAGAAGAATTGACTCGGCAGAAAGCATTGTTAAAAAATGTTTGTCACGTGCAAATGTCAGAGGCTGATTTGGAACAAATTAATGGGTTATGCAAAGGCAGGACAAACCTCCGCACTTTGATAGCTCCTTCAGAATCACACAAGGGTTTTAAAGAGTTGCTACAGGCATCGGCATCACTAAGAGCATTGGATTGCTCCCCTTCTTTAGTTTCCAATTGCAAGGCCATAAATGCGAAACATCTACGATATCTTCACCTCTCTTGGTCTAACATCACTAAGTTGCCAGAATCAATATGTGTGATGCATAACCTGCAAACATTGAGCCTCATACATTGTCATATGTTGCAGCAGTTACCAGAAGACATGTCAGGATTGAGAAAGCTCATCCACCTATTTCTCTGTAGTAGTGCTCATCTCAAAAGTATGTCTCCAAACTTTGGTGTACTAAAGAACCTTCATATATTAACAAAATTTGTTGTGGATACTGGAGAAGGCCTTGGAATAGAGCAGCTCAAAGGCTTGCAACACCTTAGCAATAGGTTGGAACTATTTAATTTGAGCAAGATAAGAAGTGGGGAAAATGCAAAAGAAGCCAATCTCAATCAGAAGCAAAATCTAAGTGAGTTGTTGTTCTCTTGGGGCCAGGAAATAGATGACGAGTCTAAGGATATGGCATGTAATGTGGAAGAAGTACTTCAGGGTTTAGAACCTCATAGTAATATCAAAAAGTTGGAGAGACGTGGGTATGGTGGCCTAGAAATATCACAATGGATGAGAAAACCTGAGATGTTTAACTACTTGAGAGAACTCAAAATATCTGACTGCCCAAAATGCAAGAGTATCCCTGTAATATGGCTCTCAATCTCTCTAGAGATTTTGGCCTTACAGAAGATGGATAACCTGACAACATTATGTAATAAGTTTGATGTGGAAGCTGGAGGATGCATTACCCCTCTGCatattttttcaagtttgaaaaggATGAGGTTGAGTAAGTTACCAAGCCTGGAGATATTGGCCGAAAATAGTGTGGAAAAGCCTCATATGTTTAACTGTTTGGAAGAACTCGAAATGTCCGAGTGCCCAAGATGCAAGTGTATACCTGTCATATGGTGCTCGGTCTCTCTGGAGAATTTGTCCTTAGAGAGGATGGATGATCTGACCACATTATGTAATAACGTTGATGTGGAAGCCGGAGGATGCATTACCCCTATGCAAGTTTTCccaaagctgaagaagatgaggttAATTGAGTTACCAAGACTGGAGATATGGGCAGAAAATAATGCGGGGGAGCCTAGTGATAACCTGGTAATGTTCCCGATGCTTGAAGAGCTAACGATCAAAAAGTGCCCGAAGCTTGCAAGTATTCCAGTGGTCCCCATCATCAACAACTTACAAATAGTTGGAGTTCACAGTATTGTAGTTGGTTTAGTTTTTAAGGGCATCCGTTTGGGCTCCTGGCCATTTCTAGTCATCTTAACTCTTGGGTATCTGGAAGACATATCCATGTTGCCTCTAGGCGCCCAGCAAAGCCAAAGTGAAAGACCTCTTGAAAAACTTAAGTATTTGGATCTGCAAGGCCCCAACAGCTTGGTCAGAAGCTGCCTATTGTCCAGATCACAACTTATGCTTCGGAAATGTTTTCCGTTCGTGGAGCATTTGACGATTAGCGGTTGCAGCAATCTTGTCCGCTGGGCAACAGAGGAGTTCCGGTGCTTGGATCGTCTCCGGTCTCTGTGTATTGCGAATTGTGAAAACCTGGAGGGTAACACTTCATCATCTGAGAAGGAGACCCTTCCGCTGTCCCTGGAGGTATTGGTGGTTCTAGTCTGCCGCAGACTTGTTGCACTGCCTGAAGGGATATGTGGCGTCACTTCTCTTAGGGAATTGAAGATTTGGCATTGTCCAGCAATGGAGGAATTCCCGCATGGTCTCCTGGAGCGGTTGCCAGCCCTCAAAGTCTTGCGCATAGATGGCTGCCCGGAGCTGGGAAGACGATGTAGAAAAGGTGGGGAGTATTTCCACTTGATCTCCTGGCTCGGTCATTAG